A single genomic interval of Danio aesculapii chromosome 5, fDanAes4.1, whole genome shotgun sequence harbors:
- the isca1 gene encoding iron-sulfur cluster assembly 1 homolog, mitochondrial yields MSASIARATVRAVSRRKILSTRAALTLTPSAVNKVKQLLDKKPEYIGLKVGVRTRGCNGLTYTLDYTKNKEQSDEEVLQDGVRVFIEKKAQLTLLGTEMDFVETKLSSEFVFNNPNIKGTCGCGESFSI; encoded by the exons ATGTCAGCCTCCATCGCACGGGCGACCGTGAGGGCGGTGAGCAGACGGAAAATACTGTCAACAAGAGCCGCTTTAACACTG ACACCTTCAGCTGTAAATAAAGTCAAACAGCTTTTAGATAAGAAACCAGAATAt ATTGGCCTGAAGGTTGGTGTTCGAACCCGAGGATGCAATGGCCTCACCTACACACTAGACTACACGAAAAATAAAGAGCAGTCAGATGAGGAGGTGTTACAGGACG GCGTGAGGGTGTTCATCGAGAAGAAGGCTCAGCTGACGCTCCTCGGCACAGAGATGGACTTCGTGGAGACTAAGCTGTCCAGCGAGTTTGTGTTCAACAATCCCAACATTAAGGGCACGTGTGGCTGCGGAGAGAGCTTCAGCATATGA